The following are encoded together in the Chaetodon trifascialis isolate fChaTrf1 chromosome 3, fChaTrf1.hap1, whole genome shotgun sequence genome:
- the LOC139329197 gene encoding uncharacterized protein gives MQSKGGEEAHEGQQNKEEEVVEILHVAGRDEDQKREAKEVVGSSLFSPPVSSPPSRLLRHIDSIVDKHLGDFTSEVQLVLQEENIQYSFPQSPHSTSNSDASALQRTLPHTSISPFSQYVSFYNPCPPVQDYVSSLHEGINSMLTELDDSGLSHKPATSQTDAALASKVSAFVSSIRAANATTGRDDDDDDDGLCGELTAADVGASVCPALSRGGEVWQPHTVTMQLPDATNCRNPPPPHVTLSVTTSVSAPVYLPANTDILRTPPDMCPQPHWKPQQGHTSEIVRTVSHNVRRAQDNSITRAVHCTAGVEGGSALAGQGCEVNLSLFSNVQGPSHPSEPVSSPASLPVPGPGSAPPPPTTDLSSLISQLQPEVFSSLVEIIKDVKRNSLHFYLHSTEPEDPVHAEIKEHLVKQGNVERSPVAFLNQENSESRLLVIVKNKDIAGHVHKIPGLVSLKRRPTVMFVGIDTLDDIRNNSYNELFISGGCIISDELILNPDFITHDRLAGLLMLVEQRSSPENVWRWKIHCKTLKKLKEQARFRRDAGNLLDVLSAYQKRHIIEFLPYHHCDMMTHQSPDLDCVMEHQARYTQYRHTVLLTEHRVEKFHAYSGGGIIVARIDEILHDFSRLVGCHDIKVKHPIIDDMLAPKERIHSLPSHDQPQHLFQQSGSGLFSLPHLSDQLVPDASCKEGVLYHSGKDFEDLREAISQLRAERQAQLLQLQQQQQQQQQQQQQQRLDSQPELISPLKSFLPHPVHTGNHHTAAVLSEGAPAESVELIPGKKAVAATLELIHSSLQPELSEEERGEVEAKGRRCGGSGGEEPGDQRNGTPERVAGPLRGSLGLSNTDMSAPLSNQNAAAVTGPSNQADSTSDGREKAAKHGAAASSTTACPVEGDRLRDAQLDQDQAPLGNSTVGTASGTKVTGSSTMVTDQEDNRNPPVPHLQQIQQSQQHRQQLNNQQQQLQQSLSHLQQPPHSQQQQRGPGLLQLPHLPRLPNQLFSQGPLLGPRTGLGGGLLGPPPVWPGGMVPTDAAALVWSFQQAGRDFTGSRLLGGYHNPAGQGSNRYRGGKRGGGFNGM, from the exons ATGCAAAGCAAAGGGGGAGAGGAGGCCCATGAGGGTCAGCAaaataaggaggaggaggtggtggaaaTTCTACACGTGGCAGGTCGCGATGAGGACCAAAAGAGAGAAGCAAAGGAAGTGGTAGGCAGCTCTCTGTTTTCCCCGCCCgtctcctcacctccttctcGTCTTCTCAGACATATTGACAGCATCGTGGACAAACATCTTGGCGACTTCACCTCAGAGGTACAGCTcgtcctgcaggaggagaacaTTCAGTACAGCTTCCCACAGTCCCCACACTCTACTTCAAACTCAGACGCCTCAGCACTTCAGCGCACACTCCCACACACCTCCATATCGCCATTTTCACAGTATGTGTCTTTCTACAACCCCTGCCCCCCTGTCCAGGACTACGTTAGCTCACTACACGAAGGCATTAACAGTATGCTAACAGAGCTTGATGACAGCGGGCTGAGCCACAAGCCTGCCACCAGCCAGACTGATGCTGCCTTGGCGAGCAAAGTTAGTGCTTTTGTGTCGAGCATCCGAGCAGCTAATGCCACAACaggcagagatgatgatgatgacgacgacggTCTCTGTGGTGAACTGACAGCTGCTGACGTCGGTGCGTCAGTCTGTCCTGCACTGTCCAGAGGAGGTGAAGTGTGGCAGCCACATACAGTCACCATGCAGTTACCTGATGCTACAAACTGCAGGAATCCCCCACCTCCTCATGTCACTTTATCTGTTACTACCTCTGTGTCTGCCCCTGTCTACTTGCCTGCCAACACTGACATCCTCCGTACTCCTCCTGATATGTGCCCACAGCCTCACTGGAAACCACAGCAAGGTCACACTTCAGAGATCGTCAGAACCGTCTCTCATAATGTCAGACGAGCACAAGACAACAGCATCACCAGGGCTGTACATTGTACCGCTGGTGTGGAGGGTGGGAGCGCTCTTGCAGGTCAAGGCTGTGAGGTGAATCTGTCACTGTTCAGCAATGTGCAGGGACCATCACACCCCTCAGAGCCGGTCTCCAGTCCGGCCTCTCTGCCCGTCCCCGGTCCTGGttcagcccccccacccccgaccACGGATTTGAGCTCCCTGATCAGCCAGCTGCAGCCAGAGGTGTTCAGCAGCCTGGTGGAGATCATCAAAGACGTCAAGAGAAACTCCCTGCATTTCTACCTCCACAGCACTGAGCCAGAGGACCCGGTCCATGCAGAAATCAAG GAACACCTGGTAAAGCAGGGGAATGTGGAGCGGAGTCCTGTGGCCTTCCTGAACCAGGAAAACTCTGAGAGCAGACTGCTGGTCATCGTTAAGAATAAAGACATCGCCGGACACGTACACAAG ATCCCAGGTCTGGTGTCTCTGAAGCGACGCCCCACCGTGATGTTTGTGGGAATCGATACGCTGGACGACATCAGGAACAACAGTTACAACGAGCTTTTTATTTCTGGAGGCTGCATCATTTCAGACGAGTTGATCCTCAATCCAGACTTCATCACTCACG ATCGACTGGCTGGTCTGCTGATGCTCGTGGAACAGCGAAGTTCTCCAGAGAATGTCTGGAGGTGGAAGATTCACTGCAAAACCCTCAAGAAATTAAAAGAACAAGCCAG GTTCAGGAGAGATGCAGGCAACCTATTGGATGTGCTCTCAGCCTATCAGAAGCGGCACATCATCGAGTTCCTCCCGTATCATCACTGCGACATGATGACCCATCAGTCACCTGACCTGGACTGCGTCATGGAGCATCAGGCCCGatacacacagtacagacacactGTCCTCCTGACTG aGCACCGTGTTGAGAAGTTCCATGCTTACTCCGGTGGTGGCATCATTGTCGCCCGTATTGATGAAATTCTACACGACTTCTCCAGACTGGTCGGTTGCCATGACATCAAGGTCAAACATCCAATCATAGATGACATGCTGGCTCCCAAAG AACGCATCCATTCCCTCCCATCTCATGACCAACCCCAGCATCTCTTCCAGCAGTCCGGCTCtggcctcttctctctcccccatCTCTCTGACCAGCTTGTCCCAGACGCCTCCTGTAAGGAGGGTGTGCTGTACCATTCAGGCAAAGACTTTGAGGATCTACGAGAGGCCATCTCACAGTTGCGGGCTGAACGTCaggcacagctgctgcagctacagcagcagcagcagcagcagcagcagcaacagcaacagcaacggTTAGACTCTCAGCCAGAGCTGATCAGCCCCCTCAAAAGCTTCCTTCCCCATCCCGTTCATACAGGTAACCATCACACCGCCGCTGTTTTAAGTGAAGGAGCTCCTGCTGAGTCAGTTGAGCTCATTCCTGGCAAGAAAGCAGTGGCAGCCACTCTGGAGTTAATTCACTCATCACTGCAGCCAGAGCtgagcgaggaggagaggggggaggtcGAAGCAAAGGGACGGAGgtgtggaggaagtggaggagaagAGCCTGGAGATCAGAGGAATGGTACTCCAGAAAGAGTGGCGGGGCCACTGCGAGGAAGCCTGGGTCTGAGTAATACGGACATGTCTGCCCCTTTGTCCAATCAAAACGCAGCTGCAGTGACAGGACCAAGCAACCAGGCCGACTCCACCAGTGAcgggagagagaaagcagctaAACATGGTGCAGCTGCCTCCAGTACCACAGCCTGTCCTGTAGAGGGCGACAGATTGAG AGATGCACAGTTGGACCAGGATCAAGCACCACTTGGAAACAGCACTGTGGGAACTGCCAGTGGCACCAAAGTAACAGGAAGCAGCACCATGGTAACAGACCAGGAGGACAACCGAAATCCGCCTGTGCCCCACCTACAGCAGATCCAACAGTCTCAACAACATCGGCAGCAACTgaacaaccagcagcagcagctccagcagagtCTGTCACACCTACAGCAGCCGcctcacagccagcagcagcagcggggtCCCGGCCTCCTGCAGCTCCCACACCTGCCTCGACTCCCCAACCAGCTTTTCTCCCAAGGCCCCTTGCTGGGGCCCCGGACTGGCCTGGGAGGTGGCCTCCTGGGACCTCCGCCTGTCTGGCCAGGGGGCATGGTCCCCACAGATGCTGCTGCCCTGGTCTGGAGCTTCCAACAGGCCGGCAGGGACTTCACTGGTTCTAGACTGCTGGGGGGGTACCACAACCCTGCAGGTCAGGGTAGCAACAGGtacagaggggggaaaagagGGGGGGGCTTTAATGGGATGTAG